A part of Mycobacteriales bacterium genomic DNA contains:
- a CDS encoding BldC family transcriptional regulator has translation MTTRQTTEAEPLLTPAEVATMFRVDPKTVTRWAKAGKLTSIRTLGGHRRYKESEVRGLLEGGSPAKAEE, from the coding sequence ATGACCACGCGCCAGACAACTGAAGCAGAACCACTGCTGACACCAGCCGAGGTCGCCACGATGTTTCGTGTCGACCCCAAGACGGTCACGCGGTGGGCGAAGGCAGGCAAGCTGACCTCGATCCGCACGCTCGGCGGGCACCGCCGCTACAAGGAGTCCGAGGTACGTGGACTTCTCGAGGGCGGCAGTCCGGCGAAGGCCGAGGAGTAG
- a CDS encoding Glu/Leu/Phe/Val dehydrogenase dimerization domain-containing protein, whose amino-acid sequence MTVFASDHEEVVFCHDRASGLRAIIAIYSTALGPSLGGTRFYPYETEADALADVLNLSRGMAYKNALAGLDHGGGKAVIWGDPGTDKTEALLRAYGRFVESLGGRYVTACDVGTYVRDMDVVARESRFVTGRSPSEGGAGDSSVLTAWGVFQGMRACAERQWGTASLAGRRVGIAGVGKVGRHLVDHLVTDGAEVIVTDVQPAAVAAVIAAYPQVRSVADAGTLVRTPLDVYAPCALGGALSDEVVDVLTAPVVCGAANNQLAHPGVEKTLADRGVLYAPDYVVNSGGVIQVADEFRGYVAERAHAKATAIFDTTRDIFRTAAEEGVPPAVAADRLAERRMAEVGRLRGILLPGPSR is encoded by the coding sequence GTGACCGTCTTCGCCAGCGACCACGAAGAAGTGGTCTTCTGTCACGACCGGGCCTCGGGCCTGCGCGCCATCATTGCGATCTACTCCACGGCGCTCGGACCGTCGCTCGGCGGCACCCGGTTCTACCCGTACGAGACCGAGGCCGACGCGCTCGCCGACGTGCTCAACCTCTCCCGCGGGATGGCGTACAAGAACGCGCTGGCCGGACTCGACCACGGCGGCGGCAAGGCCGTCATCTGGGGCGACCCGGGCACGGACAAGACCGAAGCCCTGCTGCGGGCGTACGGGCGGTTCGTCGAGTCCCTCGGCGGCCGGTACGTGACCGCCTGCGACGTCGGCACGTACGTCCGGGACATGGACGTGGTCGCCCGCGAGTCGCGCTTCGTCACCGGGCGCTCGCCGTCCGAGGGCGGCGCCGGCGACTCGTCCGTGCTGACCGCCTGGGGCGTGTTCCAGGGCATGCGGGCCTGTGCCGAGCGGCAGTGGGGCACCGCCTCGCTGGCCGGCCGCCGGGTCGGCATCGCCGGGGTCGGCAAGGTCGGCCGGCACCTGGTCGACCACCTGGTCACCGACGGCGCCGAGGTGATCGTCACCGACGTGCAGCCGGCCGCGGTGGCCGCGGTGATCGCCGCGTACCCGCAGGTGCGCTCGGTCGCCGACGCCGGCACCCTGGTCCGCACGCCGTTGGACGTGTACGCGCCCTGCGCGCTCGGCGGCGCTCTGTCGGACGAGGTCGTGGACGTGCTCACCGCGCCGGTCGTCTGCGGCGCGGCCAACAACCAGCTGGCCCATCCCGGGGTGGAGAAGACGCTGGCCGATCGCGGCGTGCTCTATGCGCCCGACTACGTGGTCAACTCCGGCGGTGTGATCCAGGTCGCTGACGAGTTCCGCGGCTACGTCGCGGAGCGGGCGCACGCGAAGGCGACGGCGATCTTCGACACCACCCGGGACATCTTCCGTACGGCCGCCGAGGAGGGCGTTCCCCCTGCTGTAGCGGCTGATCGGCTGGCCGAGCGACGGATGGCGGAGGTCGGCCGGCTGCGGGGGATCCTGCTGCCCGGGCCGTCCCGCTGA
- a CDS encoding DUF3073 domain-containing protein, which translates to MGRGRAKAKQQKVARALKYSTHDTDLTALQRELKGEPSAAPPSVTDDDDGDEADEYDPDDDWEPSSHG; encoded by the coding sequence ATGGGGCGCGGCCGTGCCAAGGCTAAGCAGCAGAAGGTGGCCCGTGCGCTGAAGTACAGCACGCACGACACCGACCTGACTGCCTTGCAGCGCGAGCTGAAGGGCGAGCCGTCCGCGGCGCCGCCGTCCGTGACGGACGACGACGACGGGGATGAGGCGGACGAGTACGACCCAGACGACGACTGGGAACCGTCCTCGCACGGCTGA
- the purM gene encoding phosphoribosylformylglycinamidine cyclo-ligase, producing the protein MTGPEISYAAAGVDIDAGERAVELMRSAVARTARPEVVGGLGGFAGLFALDVERYRKPLLASTTDGVGTKIAIARALDKHDTIGLDLVAMVVDDLAVCGAEPLFLQDYIACGKVVPERIADIVRGIAQGCSLAGCSLVGGETAEHGDLMEPDAYDLAATAVGVVEAEDVLGPERVRPGDAVVALASSGLHSNGYSLVRRVLRDLSLDTVVPELGRTLGEELLEPTRIYARDCLALAAATEVHAYAHVTGGGLAGNLARVLPPTLDAELDRGTWTRPPVFGLVARLGPVAPAEIERTLNIGVGMVAVVPDGPVAVGLLADRGVPSWVAGEIVPGSGVARLVGDHPR; encoded by the coding sequence GTGACCGGCCCCGAGATCTCGTACGCGGCCGCCGGCGTCGACATCGACGCGGGCGAGCGCGCCGTCGAGCTGATGCGCTCGGCCGTGGCCCGGACCGCCCGGCCCGAGGTCGTCGGCGGGCTCGGTGGCTTCGCCGGGCTGTTCGCGCTGGACGTCGAGCGCTACCGCAAGCCCCTGCTGGCCTCGACCACCGACGGCGTCGGCACCAAGATCGCGATCGCCCGGGCCCTGGACAAGCACGACACGATCGGCCTCGACCTGGTGGCGATGGTCGTCGACGACCTGGCCGTGTGCGGGGCCGAGCCGCTGTTCCTGCAGGACTACATCGCCTGCGGCAAGGTCGTGCCGGAGCGGATAGCGGACATCGTGCGCGGCATCGCCCAGGGCTGCTCGCTCGCGGGCTGCTCGCTGGTCGGCGGGGAGACGGCCGAGCACGGCGACCTCATGGAGCCCGACGCGTACGACCTGGCGGCGACCGCGGTGGGGGTGGTCGAGGCCGAGGACGTGCTCGGGCCCGAGCGGGTCCGGCCCGGCGACGCCGTGGTCGCGCTGGCCTCGTCCGGGCTGCACTCCAACGGCTACTCGCTGGTCCGCCGGGTCCTGCGGGACCTGTCCCTGGACACGGTCGTACCCGAGCTCGGCCGGACCCTGGGCGAGGAGCTGCTGGAGCCGACCCGGATCTACGCGCGCGACTGCCTGGCCCTGGCCGCGGCGACCGAGGTGCACGCGTACGCGCACGTGACCGGCGGCGGGCTGGCCGGCAACCTGGCCCGGGTGCTGCCGCCGACGCTGGACGCCGAGCTGGACCGCGGCACCTGGACCCGGCCGCCGGTGTTCGGCCTCGTCGCCCGGCTCGGCCCGGTCGCCCCGGCCGAGATCGAGCGCACGCTGAACATCGGGGTCGGCATGGTCGCCGTGGTGCCCGACGGACCGGTCGCGGTCGGCCTGCTGGCCGACCGCGGCGTCCCGTCCTGGGTGGCGGGCGAGATCGTCCCCGGGTCCGGCGTCGCCCGCCTCGTCGGCGACCACCCACGCTGA
- the purF gene encoding amidophosphoribosyltransferase produces the protein MPEESPPREECGVFGVWAPGEDVAKLTYYGLYALQHRGQEAAGIAVSDGAALVVYKDLGLVAQVFDEPTLDSLRGHIAIGHCRYSTTGSSTWENAQPTFRFTRTGTGLALGHNGNLVNTADLFAQAAELGVADVRGATTDSDLITALLAAYPDLSVEAAALKVLPTLRGAFSLVFMDEHSLYAARDGHGVRPLVLGRLDRGWVVASETAALDIVGASFVREVEPGELITIDADGLRSERFAQPTPKGCLFEYAYLARPDTTIAGRNVHSARVAVGRRLAREHPAEADLVIPVPESGTPAAIGFAEESGIPYGLGLVKNSYVGRTFIQPSQTIRQLGIRLKLNPLRDVLRGKRIVVVDDSIVRGNTQRALVRMLRESGALEVHVRISSPPVKWPCFYGIDFASRAELIANGLDDEGVRRSIGADSLGYVSLEGLVAASEQPASRLCTACFDGHYPIPLPSPELVGKHVLEGIERSVTATTGSPGPSGDTLEELGLIDPATRR, from the coding sequence GTGCCGGAGGAGTCGCCACCTCGGGAGGAGTGCGGCGTGTTCGGCGTCTGGGCTCCCGGCGAGGACGTCGCCAAGCTCACCTACTACGGTCTCTATGCCCTGCAGCACCGGGGGCAGGAGGCAGCGGGGATCGCCGTCAGCGACGGCGCCGCGCTCGTCGTCTACAAGGACCTCGGTCTCGTCGCCCAGGTCTTCGACGAACCCACCCTGGACAGCCTGCGCGGCCACATCGCGATCGGGCACTGCCGTTACTCCACAACCGGGTCCTCGACCTGGGAGAACGCGCAGCCCACGTTCCGGTTCACCCGGACCGGGACCGGCCTCGCGCTCGGCCACAACGGCAACCTGGTCAACACCGCCGACCTGTTCGCCCAGGCCGCGGAGCTGGGTGTCGCCGACGTCCGCGGGGCCACCACCGACTCGGACCTGATCACCGCGCTGCTGGCCGCGTACCCGGACCTGTCGGTGGAGGCGGCCGCGCTGAAGGTGCTCCCCACCCTGCGGGGCGCGTTCTCGCTCGTCTTCATGGACGAGCACAGCCTCTACGCGGCCCGCGACGGGCACGGGGTGCGCCCGCTGGTGCTCGGCCGGCTCGACCGCGGCTGGGTGGTCGCGTCCGAGACCGCCGCCCTCGACATCGTCGGCGCCTCGTTCGTCCGCGAGGTCGAGCCGGGTGAGCTGATCACCATCGACGCCGACGGCCTGCGCTCGGAGCGCTTCGCCCAGCCCACGCCCAAGGGCTGCCTGTTCGAGTACGCGTACCTGGCCCGGCCGGACACGACGATCGCCGGCCGCAACGTGCACTCGGCCCGGGTCGCGGTCGGCCGCCGGCTGGCCCGCGAGCACCCGGCCGAGGCCGACCTCGTCATCCCGGTCCCGGAGTCCGGCACCCCGGCGGCGATCGGGTTCGCCGAGGAGTCCGGCATCCCGTACGGGCTGGGCCTGGTCAAGAACTCGTACGTCGGCCGGACCTTCATCCAGCCGTCCCAGACGATCCGGCAGCTCGGCATCCGGCTGAAGCTCAACCCGCTGCGGGACGTGCTGCGGGGCAAGCGGATCGTGGTCGTGGACGACTCGATCGTGCGCGGCAACACCCAGCGCGCGCTGGTCCGGATGCTGCGCGAGTCGGGCGCGCTGGAGGTGCACGTCCGCATCTCCTCGCCGCCGGTGAAGTGGCCCTGCTTCTACGGCATCGACTTCGCCAGCCGGGCCGAGCTGATCGCCAACGGCCTGGACGACGAGGGCGTCCGGCGCTCGATCGGCGCCGACTCGCTCGGTTACGTCTCGCTGGAGGGACTCGTCGCGGCCAGCGAGCAGCCGGCCTCCCGGCTCTGCACGGCCTGCTTCGACGGCCACTACCCGATCCCGCTGCCCTCGCCGGAGCTGGTCGGCAAGCACGTGCTGGAGGGGATCGAGCGCTCGGTCACCGCGACGACCGGCTCGCCCGGCCCCTCCGGGGACACGCTCGAGGAGCTGGGTCTCATCGACCCGGCGACCCGGCGGTGA
- a CDS encoding sterol carrier family protein: MARRVDPAKVGATVLAQADRTLEWLSMQPPSRWRRPSALPGWTIAELVAHLAKSLSTIPVVLADPTPDKPSTIDRYVSGYARAAAEIRDRDVKAAAGRDPAEILAEVYERRDAAATAIADPRPARAVAAPRGPIAPADFLLTRAIEMVVHADDLSRSLPGADPVELDRDAVRLVTQTCADMLATRAPGRSLELRVPPYAAVQCIEGPRHTRGTPPNVVETDPLTWIRLAAGRQAWAEAVNSGSVHARGERADLTGWLPLF; this comes from the coding sequence ATGGCCCGCCGGGTCGATCCCGCGAAGGTCGGCGCGACCGTGCTCGCCCAGGCCGATCGCACGCTGGAGTGGCTGTCCATGCAGCCGCCCTCGCGCTGGCGCCGGCCCTCGGCGCTGCCGGGCTGGACGATCGCCGAGCTGGTCGCCCACCTGGCCAAGTCGCTGAGCACGATCCCGGTCGTGCTCGCCGACCCGACCCCGGACAAGCCGAGCACCATCGACCGGTACGTCTCCGGATATGCCCGCGCCGCGGCCGAGATCCGGGACCGGGACGTCAAGGCCGCCGCGGGCCGCGACCCCGCCGAGATCCTGGCCGAGGTGTACGAGCGCCGCGACGCCGCGGCCACCGCGATCGCCGACCCCCGCCCGGCCCGGGCCGTGGCCGCCCCGCGCGGGCCGATCGCGCCGGCCGACTTCCTGCTCACCCGGGCGATCGAGATGGTCGTGCACGCTGACGACCTGTCCCGCTCGCTGCCGGGCGCGGACCCGGTCGAGCTGGACCGGGATGCTGTGCGCTTGGTCACGCAGACCTGCGCCGACATGCTCGCCACCCGGGCTCCGGGACGGTCGCTGGAGCTGCGCGTCCCCCCGTACGCGGCCGTGCAGTGCATCGAGGGACCTCGGCACACTCGTGGCACACCACCGAACGTGGTGGAGACCGACCCGCTCACCTGGATCCGCCTGGCGGCCGGTCGTCAGGCCTGGGCCGAGGCTGTGAACAGCGGTTCTGTGCACGCGCGGGGGGAACGGGCGGACCTGACCGGGTGGCTCCCGTTGTTCTGA
- the purL gene encoding phosphoribosylformylglycinamidine synthase subunit PurL has translation MIDTVTRATDTPDEPQPHGDLGLAPDEYTRIRELLGRRPTSSELAVYSVMWSEHCSYKSSKVHLRQFGEKTPPSSRMLAGIGENAGVVDAGDGWAVTFKVESHNHPSFVEPYQGAATGVGGIVRDILAMGARPIAVMDPLRFGPADAPDTARVLPGVVAGVGGYGNCLGLPNIGGEVVFDPSYLGNPLVNVLCVGLLRAGDIQRAAATGIGNKVILFGAKTGRDGIGGASVLASATFDETRETKRPNVQVGDPFAEKVLIECCLEIYRAGLVVGISDLGAAGIACALTELASSGEGGMHVDLQRVPLREPSMGPEEVLASESQERMCAIVAPDKVEEFLAVCARWEVLATVLGEVTGTGRLEVDWHGERIVDVSPRTVAHEGPVYRRPIERPADQDALNADSPSRLPRPTDLRALLLRMVASPGLCSRAWVTDQYDRYVQGNTVLAQPEDAGVVRIDETTQRGVALATDGNGRYTRLDPYAGAQLALAEAYRNVAATGAEPVAVSDCLNFGSPEDPGVMWQFSEAVRGLADGCLRLGTPVTGGNVSFYNQTGATPILPTPVVGVLGLLDDVTKRTPIGFDAPGDVVVLLGATGADFGGSEWAYAEHGHLGGTPPPVDLDAEKALAGVLRSGLLRSAHDLSDGGLAQALVESGLRRGRGATVAVEGDPFVALFSESTARALVTVAEDDLDRLTGRAEAAGVPCLVLGEVTEQPTLTVVDVLTVGLAELREAADSTLPALFD, from the coding sequence GTGATCGACACCGTCACCCGGGCCACGGACACCCCCGACGAGCCCCAGCCGCACGGGGACCTCGGCCTCGCCCCGGACGAGTACACCCGGATCCGCGAGCTCCTCGGCCGCCGCCCGACCTCTTCCGAGCTGGCCGTCTATTCGGTCATGTGGAGCGAGCACTGCTCGTACAAGTCGAGCAAGGTCCACTTGCGACAGTTCGGTGAGAAGACCCCGCCGAGCAGCCGGATGCTGGCCGGCATCGGCGAGAACGCCGGTGTGGTCGACGCCGGCGACGGCTGGGCGGTCACGTTCAAGGTCGAGTCGCACAACCACCCCTCGTTCGTGGAGCCGTACCAGGGCGCCGCGACCGGGGTCGGCGGCATCGTCCGCGACATCCTCGCGATGGGCGCCCGGCCGATAGCGGTGATGGACCCGCTCCGGTTCGGGCCCGCGGACGCGCCCGACACCGCGCGGGTGCTGCCCGGCGTGGTCGCCGGCGTCGGCGGGTACGGCAACTGCCTGGGCCTGCCCAACATCGGCGGCGAGGTCGTCTTCGACCCCAGCTACCTCGGCAACCCGCTGGTCAACGTGCTGTGCGTGGGCCTGCTGCGCGCGGGCGACATCCAGCGCGCGGCCGCGACCGGCATCGGCAACAAGGTGATCCTCTTCGGCGCGAAGACCGGCCGGGACGGCATCGGCGGGGCGTCCGTGCTGGCCTCGGCCACCTTCGACGAGACCCGCGAGACCAAGCGCCCGAACGTGCAGGTCGGCGATCCGTTCGCGGAGAAGGTGCTGATCGAGTGCTGCCTGGAGATCTACCGGGCCGGCCTGGTGGTGGGCATCTCCGACCTCGGTGCGGCCGGGATCGCCTGCGCGCTGACCGAGCTGGCCAGCTCCGGCGAGGGCGGCATGCACGTCGACCTGCAGCGGGTGCCGCTGCGGGAGCCGTCGATGGGCCCGGAGGAGGTGCTGGCCAGCGAGTCCCAGGAGCGGATGTGCGCGATCGTCGCCCCGGACAAGGTCGAGGAGTTCCTCGCCGTCTGCGCCCGCTGGGAGGTGCTGGCCACCGTCCTCGGTGAGGTCACCGGGACCGGCCGGCTGGAGGTCGACTGGCACGGCGAGCGGATCGTGGACGTGTCGCCGCGGACGGTCGCGCATGAGGGCCCGGTCTACCGGCGACCGATCGAACGCCCGGCCGACCAGGACGCGCTGAACGCCGACTCGCCGTCGCGGTTGCCCAGGCCGACCGACCTGCGCGCGCTGCTGCTGCGGATGGTCGCGAGCCCCGGCCTCTGCAGCAGGGCCTGGGTCACCGACCAGTACGACCGGTACGTCCAGGGCAACACCGTGCTGGCCCAGCCCGAGGACGCCGGCGTGGTCCGCATCGACGAGACGACCCAGCGCGGGGTCGCGCTGGCCACCGACGGCAACGGCCGGTACACGCGGCTCGACCCGTACGCCGGGGCGCAGCTGGCGCTGGCCGAGGCGTACCGGAACGTGGCCGCGACCGGGGCCGAGCCGGTCGCGGTGTCCGACTGCCTGAACTTCGGCAGCCCCGAGGACCCGGGCGTGATGTGGCAGTTCAGCGAGGCCGTCCGCGGCCTGGCCGACGGCTGCCTGCGGCTCGGCACCCCGGTCACCGGCGGCAACGTCAGCTTCTACAACCAGACCGGCGCGACCCCGATCCTGCCGACCCCGGTGGTCGGCGTACTCGGCCTGCTGGACGACGTGACCAAGCGGACCCCGATCGGCTTCGACGCGCCCGGGGACGTCGTCGTCCTGCTCGGCGCCACCGGTGCGGACTTCGGCGGCTCCGAGTGGGCGTACGCGGAGCACGGGCACCTCGGCGGCACCCCGCCCCCGGTCGACCTGGACGCGGAGAAGGCGCTGGCCGGCGTGCTGCGGTCCGGCCTGCTGCGCAGCGCCCACGATCTGTCCGACGGCGGCCTGGCCCAGGCCCTGGTCGAGTCCGGCCTGCGCCGCGGCCGGGGCGCGACCGTCGCGGTCGAGGGCGACCCGTTCGTGGCCCTGTTCAGCGAGTCGACCGCCCGCGCCCTGGTCACCGTGGCCGAGGACGACCTGGACCGGCTGACCGGGCGGGCCGAGGCGGCCGGCGTGCCCTGCCTGGTCCTCGGCGAGGTCACCGAGCAGCCCACGCTGACCGTCGTGGATGTCCTGACCGTGGGGCTGGCCGAGCTGCGCGAGGCGGCGGACTCGACGCTGCCCGCGCTGTTCGACTGA
- the purQ gene encoding phosphoribosylformylglycinamidine synthase subunit PurQ — MTVKVGVVTFPGSLDDRDAARAVASAGAEAVRLWHADPDLHGADAVVLPGGFSYGDYLRCGAIARFAPVMNTIIDQAEQGLPVLGICNGFQVLCESHLLPGALIRNDVRRFVCRDQRLRIEAGSVWTGDYAAGAEVVIPVKNGEGGFVADARTLDELESEGRVVARYLDGNPNGSARDIAGIRNAEGNVVGLMPHPEHAVDPLTGPGADGLGFFTSVLKALVTA; from the coding sequence GTGACAGTCAAGGTCGGCGTGGTGACCTTCCCGGGCAGCCTCGACGACCGCGACGCGGCGCGGGCCGTCGCGTCGGCCGGCGCGGAGGCGGTGCGGCTCTGGCACGCCGACCCCGACCTGCACGGCGCGGACGCGGTCGTGCTGCCCGGCGGTTTCTCGTACGGGGACTACCTGCGCTGCGGCGCGATCGCCCGGTTCGCCCCGGTGATGAACACGATCATCGACCAGGCGGAGCAGGGCCTGCCGGTGCTCGGCATCTGCAACGGCTTCCAGGTGCTCTGCGAGTCGCACCTGCTGCCCGGCGCGCTGATCCGCAACGACGTCCGCCGGTTCGTCTGCCGGGACCAGCGGCTGCGGATCGAGGCCGGCAGCGTCTGGACCGGCGACTACGCGGCCGGTGCCGAGGTCGTGATCCCGGTCAAGAACGGCGAGGGCGGCTTCGTCGCGGACGCCCGCACCCTGGACGAGCTGGAGAGCGAAGGCCGGGTCGTGGCCCGCTACCTCGACGGCAACCCGAACGGCTCGGCCCGCGACATCGCCGGCATCCGCAACGCCGAGGGCAACGTCGTCGGCCTGATGCCGCACCCGGAACACGCGGTCGACCCGCTCACCGGCCCCGGTGCCGACGGACTCGGCTTCTTCACCTCCGTGCTCAAGGCCCTGGTGACGGCGTGA
- a CDS encoding FAD-binding oxidoreductase — MLEATLSDLVGAAQVLTDPDLRAGAEVDWTGRWRGTARAVVRPGRPAEVAAVLRVCAAAGVPVVPQGGNTGLVGGGIPAGVDGAVVLSTRRLTGLAPVGPDGTVVVGAGATLAAVQAHAAAAGWQLGMDWAARDTATVGGAIATNAGGLRVLRWGPARAQLVGAEVALAGGELLSRVDGPLKDSSGYDLSGLLCGSEGTLGVLTRLRLRLVRPLPANRAVALAGVRSLDAAAALLAAVRGTDLAAAELIGDVAMDLLDLPSPLAARWPAYVLVETVGSAEELASVLAGTDVGDAVLAEDAAGRARLWRYREELTPAVSRAGVPIKLDVSLPADRLADVWSALPAVAGAGRTVLYGHLAEANLHVNLLDVPEAEEDAVTERVLRLVAAAGGSISAEHGIGRAKTRWLPLTRTPAELAAMAAVKKALDPTGILNPGVLLA; from the coding sequence GTGCTGGAGGCGACGCTGTCGGACCTGGTCGGGGCCGCACAGGTGCTGACCGACCCGGACCTGCGCGCCGGGGCGGAGGTCGACTGGACCGGGCGATGGCGGGGGACGGCGCGGGCGGTGGTACGGCCCGGGCGCCCGGCCGAGGTCGCGGCCGTGCTCAGGGTGTGCGCGGCCGCGGGCGTGCCGGTGGTGCCGCAGGGCGGGAACACCGGGCTGGTCGGCGGCGGCATCCCGGCCGGGGTGGACGGCGCGGTGGTGCTCTCGACCCGGCGGCTGACCGGGCTGGCCCCGGTCGGCCCGGACGGCACCGTGGTCGTCGGGGCGGGCGCGACGCTGGCCGCGGTGCAGGCGCACGCGGCCGCCGCCGGCTGGCAGCTCGGGATGGACTGGGCCGCCCGGGACACCGCCACCGTCGGCGGCGCGATCGCGACCAACGCCGGCGGGCTGCGAGTGCTGCGCTGGGGGCCGGCCCGGGCCCAGCTCGTCGGGGCCGAGGTCGCGCTGGCCGGCGGGGAGCTGCTGTCCCGGGTGGACGGTCCGCTCAAGGACTCCAGCGGCTACGACCTGTCCGGACTGCTCTGCGGCAGCGAGGGCACCCTGGGCGTGCTGACCAGACTGCGGCTGCGGCTGGTCCGGCCGCTGCCGGCGAACCGGGCGGTCGCGCTGGCCGGGGTCCGCTCACTGGACGCAGCCGCGGCCCTGCTCGCCGCCGTCCGCGGCACCGACCTGGCCGCGGCCGAGCTGATCGGCGACGTGGCGATGGACCTGCTCGACCTGCCGTCGCCGCTGGCCGCGCGCTGGCCCGCGTACGTGCTGGTGGAGACCGTCGGGAGCGCGGAGGAGCTGGCGTCCGTGCTGGCCGGCACCGACGTCGGCGATGCCGTGCTGGCCGAGGACGCCGCCGGCCGGGCCCGGCTCTGGCGCTACCGCGAGGAGCTCACCCCGGCCGTCTCCCGGGCCGGCGTCCCGATCAAGCTGGACGTCTCACTGCCGGCCGACCGGCTGGCCGACGTGTGGTCCGCGCTGCCGGCGGTCGCCGGCGCCGGCCGTACCGTCCTTTATGGACACCTGGCCGAGGCCAACCTGCATGTGAACCTGCTCGACGTCCCCGAGGCGGAGGAGGACGCGGTCACCGAGCGGGTGCTGCGGCTGGTCGCCGCGGCCGGCGGGTCGATCAGCGCCGAGCACGGCATCGGCCGGGCCAAGACCCGCTGGCTCCCGCTGACCCGGACGCCGGCCGAGCTGGCGGCGATGGCGGCGGTGAAGAAAGCGCTGGACCCGACCGGCATCCTCAACCCGGGGGTGTTGCTCGCGTGA
- a CDS encoding SDR family oxidoreductase, with amino-acid sequence MTQNALVTGISRRIGIGRTVAERLAADGWTVNGTGWPAHDEEQPWGLGEPIDPDFAWAPSDLSDPAVPARLVTDHVARYGTLDALVAVHARSSDQSLETVTATEMDLSFAVNTRATVLLVQAAARAGVRRVVLFTTGVHRDPMPTELPYALSKAALQGITTSLAAALAPLGATVNCVNPGPNDTGYADAGTLEYVADRMPLARRWGRPEDITELVAFLVSDRAGWITGQTIDSDGGWGIRP; translated from the coding sequence GTGACGCAGAACGCGCTGGTGACCGGCATCAGCCGCCGGATCGGGATCGGCCGGACCGTCGCCGAGCGACTCGCGGCCGACGGGTGGACCGTGAACGGGACCGGCTGGCCCGCTCACGACGAGGAGCAGCCGTGGGGGCTCGGCGAGCCGATCGACCCGGACTTCGCCTGGGCGCCGTCCGACCTGTCCGACCCGGCGGTGCCGGCCCGGCTGGTCACCGACCACGTCGCGCGGTACGGGACGCTCGACGCGCTGGTCGCCGTGCACGCCCGCTCCAGCGACCAGTCCCTGGAGACGGTCACCGCGACCGAGATGGACCTGTCGTTCGCGGTGAACACCCGGGCGACCGTCCTGCTGGTGCAGGCCGCCGCGCGAGCCGGGGTTCGGCGGGTGGTGCTGTTCACGACCGGGGTGCACCGGGACCCGATGCCGACCGAGCTGCCGTACGCGTTGTCCAAGGCGGCGCTGCAGGGCATCACCACATCGCTGGCCGCGGCCCTCGCCCCGCTCGGGGCGACGGTCAACTGCGTCAACCCGGGCCCGAACGACACCGGCTACGCCGACGCCGGCACGCTCGAGTACGTCGCGGACCGGATGCCGCTGGCGCGGCGCTGGGGCCGCCCGGAGGACATCACCGAGCTGGTCGCGTTCCTGGTGTCGGACCGGGCCGGCTGGATCACCGGCCAGACGATCGACTCCGACGGGGGGTGGGGAATCCGTCCCTAG
- the purS gene encoding phosphoribosylformylglycinamidine synthase subunit PurS has translation MPRVVVDVTLKPEILDPQGQAILGALGRLGYAGVTGIRQGKHFELDVADGTDDSVVAQIAETLLANPVIEDFTIRPV, from the coding sequence GTGCCACGGGTGGTCGTCGACGTCACGCTCAAGCCGGAGATCCTGGATCCGCAGGGCCAGGCGATCCTCGGCGCGCTCGGCCGCCTCGGCTACGCCGGGGTCACCGGCATCCGCCAGGGCAAGCACTTCGAGCTGGACGTGGCCGACGGCACCGACGACTCGGTGGTCGCGCAGATCGCCGAGACGCTGCTGGCGAACCCGGTCATCGAGGACTTCACGATCCGCCCCGTCTAG